One Candidatus Sulfotelmatobacter sp. genomic window carries:
- a CDS encoding glycosyltransferase family 2 protein: MNTHEATGLDLSIVIPAYNEIESLPALLAELREAIAACRRSAEILIVDDGSSDGTGAWLLEEARRDSKLRPVLLAERCGQSAALAAGLAHARGNIVVTLDADLQNDPADLPRVLAALEHADVVSGVRVGRQDSWVRLISSRIANAVRRTALGDPVTDIGCSFKAYRREQLEQLPMFVGVHRFLPALCVFRGARFAEVPLSHRARRHGVSKYGVSNRLWRGIHDLIGVSWLKVRLVRYRERGPTD; the protein is encoded by the coding sequence ATGAACACGCATGAAGCGACCGGGCTCGACCTCTCGATCGTCATCCCGGCCTACAACGAGATCGAGAGTCTTCCGGCGCTGCTCGCCGAACTGCGCGAGGCGATCGCTGCCTGCCGGAGGAGCGCCGAAATCCTGATCGTGGACGACGGCAGCTCCGACGGCACCGGTGCCTGGCTGCTCGAGGAAGCACGCCGGGACTCGAAGCTTCGGCCGGTACTCCTGGCCGAGCGCTGCGGCCAGAGCGCAGCGCTGGCCGCCGGGCTTGCGCACGCGCGGGGCAACATCGTGGTGACACTCGACGCCGATCTGCAGAACGACCCCGCCGATCTGCCGCGGGTGCTGGCGGCGCTCGAGCACGCCGACGTGGTGTCGGGCGTGCGCGTGGGCCGGCAGGACTCGTGGGTGCGGCTGATTTCGTCACGCATCGCGAATGCGGTGCGGCGCACGGCGCTCGGCGATCCCGTGACCGACATCGGCTGTTCCTTCAAGGCCTATCGCCGAGAGCAGCTCGAGCAGCTGCCCATGTTCGTCGGCGTCCACCGCTTCCTGCCCGCGCTGTGTGTGTTTCGAGGCGCGCGCTTCGCCGAGGTGCCGCTTTCGCATCGCGCCCGGCGACATGGCGTTTCGAAATATGGGGTTTCCAACCGCCTCTGGCGCGGCATTCACGATCTGATCGGCGTGAGCTGGCTCAAAGTAAGGCTAGTACGCTACCGCGAGCGGGGTCCGACAGACTGA